One Mycolicibacterium parafortuitum DNA segment encodes these proteins:
- a CDS encoding ABC transporter ATP-binding protein translates to MTPDPRTGGAEVRAEGWGWQHAGQQHWAAKDLDLHILPGERVLLLGASGSGKSTLLQGLAGLLGGADDGHAQGRLLVDGAPPAQRRDRIGMVLQDPDAQVILSRVGDDVAFGMENFGVAREAIWPRVTAALAEVGLDLPLDRDTSQLSGGQKQRLALAGVLAMRPGLILLDEPTANLDPEGVLEVRDAVTRAAEITGATVLVVEHRTGVWLPVIDRVVVLGGDGSVVADGAPEDTITRERDHLVHAGIWVPNTPIAPVQRHPVTTPEPLLTATDLAVGYRGRPAVRGGIGLEIPRGRVTAITGPNGSGKSTLALTLGGLLPARSGTLHAADGLAPSPRRREPATWRSKELLTRIGTVFQDPEHQFLTGTVRDELALGPKALKRDTSCTATLIDDLLERLHLHHLAERSPYALSGGEKRRLSVATVLVSRPAVIVLDEPTFGQDRRTWAELIQLLAEIADAGTAVVAVTHDAEFVDALADHRFVLSAPVRP, encoded by the coding sequence ATGACGCCGGATCCCCGCACCGGCGGAGCCGAGGTGCGGGCGGAAGGCTGGGGCTGGCAGCACGCCGGTCAACAGCACTGGGCGGCAAAGGATCTCGATCTGCATATCCTCCCCGGCGAACGGGTGCTGCTGCTCGGGGCGTCCGGGTCCGGGAAGTCGACCCTGCTGCAGGGCCTGGCCGGGCTGCTGGGCGGCGCCGACGACGGGCACGCGCAGGGCCGCTTGCTGGTCGACGGCGCACCACCTGCGCAACGGCGCGACCGGATCGGGATGGTGCTGCAGGACCCCGACGCGCAGGTGATCCTGTCGCGGGTCGGTGACGACGTCGCATTCGGTATGGAGAACTTCGGCGTTGCGCGCGAGGCGATCTGGCCGCGGGTGACCGCCGCACTGGCCGAGGTCGGCCTGGACCTCCCGCTGGACCGCGACACCTCACAGCTCTCCGGCGGGCAGAAGCAGCGGCTGGCGCTCGCCGGTGTACTCGCGATGCGGCCAGGGCTGATCCTGTTGGACGAACCGACCGCGAATCTCGACCCCGAAGGTGTGCTCGAGGTCCGCGACGCGGTCACCAGGGCGGCCGAGATCACCGGCGCCACCGTCCTGGTGGTGGAACACCGCACCGGTGTGTGGCTTCCCGTCATCGACCGGGTCGTGGTCCTCGGCGGTGACGGCTCCGTCGTCGCCGACGGCGCACCCGAGGACACCATCACCCGCGAGCGCGACCACCTGGTACACGCCGGTATCTGGGTGCCGAACACTCCCATCGCACCGGTGCAGCGCCATCCCGTCACGACCCCCGAGCCGCTGCTCACGGCGACGGACCTCGCAGTGGGGTACCGGGGCAGGCCTGCCGTGCGCGGCGGGATCGGACTGGAGATCCCGCGCGGTCGCGTCACCGCGATCACCGGGCCCAACGGCTCCGGGAAATCGACCCTCGCCCTCACCCTGGGCGGGCTGCTGCCGGCCCGCTCCGGGACGCTGCACGCGGCCGACGGACTCGCCCCGTCGCCGCGCAGGCGGGAACCGGCGACGTGGCGATCCAAGGAACTGCTCACCCGCATCGGCACCGTCTTCCAGGACCCCGAGCACCAGTTCCTGACCGGCACCGTCCGCGACGAACTCGCCCTGGGGCCAAAGGCGTTGAAGCGTGACACTTCCTGCACCGCCACGCTGATCGACGACCTGCTTGAGCGGTTGCACCTGCACCACCTCGCCGAGCGCAGCCCGTACGCCCTCTCCGGCGGCGAGAAGCGCCGGCTGTCGGTGGCCACCGTGCTGGTCAGCCGCCCCGCGGTGATCGTCCTCGACGAACCCACCTTCGGACAGGACCGCCGCACCTGGGCCGAGCTGATCCAGTTGCTGGCCGAAATCGCCGATGCCGGAACAGCCGTCGTCGCCGTCACCCACGACGCCGAATTCGTCGACGCGCTGGCCGATCACCGGTTCGTGTTGTCGGCCCCGGTGCGACCGTGA
- a CDS encoding energy-coupling factor transporter transmembrane component T family protein, whose protein sequence is MIRVNPVAKLLAAALIAVVLVLSVDWVSALTALVLEIPLFIALRVPLRPFLIRAGLITVAAALTAMTNLLYGEPTGTVHWHFLLINVSDGSIELALAMFLRVLAIALPSVVLFIDVHPTELADGLGQVLKLPARFVVGALAGMRMVGLLRQDWEYLGHARRARGVADHARIRRFLGQAFALLVFALRRGTKLATAMEARGFGAYPARTWARPSTFGTSELALITAAAAIATAAVVVSVTTGHWDFVGGR, encoded by the coding sequence GTGATCCGTGTCAATCCCGTCGCGAAGCTGCTCGCCGCCGCGTTGATCGCGGTGGTGCTGGTGCTCAGCGTCGACTGGGTGTCCGCGCTGACCGCGCTCGTCCTGGAGATCCCGTTGTTCATCGCGCTGCGAGTCCCGTTGCGCCCGTTCCTGATCCGCGCCGGTCTGATCACCGTCGCCGCCGCGCTGACCGCGATGACCAACCTGCTCTACGGCGAGCCGACCGGCACCGTGCACTGGCACTTCCTGCTGATCAATGTCAGCGACGGATCGATCGAGTTGGCGCTGGCGATGTTCCTGAGGGTGCTGGCCATCGCGTTGCCGTCGGTGGTCCTGTTCATCGACGTCCACCCGACCGAACTGGCCGACGGGCTCGGGCAGGTGCTGAAGCTGCCCGCGCGCTTCGTCGTCGGCGCGCTGGCCGGCATGCGCATGGTCGGGCTGTTGCGCCAAGACTGGGAGTACCTCGGTCACGCCCGCCGCGCGCGCGGGGTCGCCGACCATGCCCGGATCCGGCGGTTCCTGGGTCAGGCCTTCGCGCTGCTGGTCTTCGCGCTGCGCCGCGGTACCAAACTGGCCACCGCGATGGAGGCGCGCGGGTTCGGCGCGTACCCGGCCAGGACGTGGGCGCGACCGTCGACGTTCGGCACCTCAGAGCTGGCGCTGATCACCGCCGCCGCGGCGATCGCGACCGCCGCGGTCGTCGTCTCCGTCACCACCGGACACTGGGACTTCGTCGGTGGCCGCTGA
- a CDS encoding MFS transporter, whose amino-acid sequence MSRSYYSLIGAGAALIGCCYGFARFAYGLFVPVFTDRFELNATVIGLVGAGSYVGYCAAITVALVYSDRVGARRMAVAAGVVATVGILVVTAAQSAAVLAIGILVAGMSTGLASPPLASALAQRLSAERADRAQTIVNAGTGIGVVVSGPIALALLDQWRLAWAIYGAITVAVTAWVAFALRTGSQASRSSATVGRRFRPGTAGLLVASVLTGAGSIAIWNFGRDLIGAASGGDAIATAAWMLLGAAGIGGAFGGAAVHRLGFSRTWVATVTAMAAATAGLALAADHVAAILVSASVFGAAYIGLSGLLLLWGTRVYPDAAAYGVGLAFFAIAAGQAIGAPVVGALIESFGYQVAFLVFAAAGALSMLVRPASAATDEVPVSGGDGDDDRGGRDRRGGGDQRQL is encoded by the coding sequence GTGTCACGGTCCTACTACTCGCTGATCGGTGCGGGCGCGGCGCTGATCGGCTGCTGCTACGGCTTCGCCCGTTTCGCCTACGGCCTGTTCGTCCCGGTGTTCACCGACCGATTCGAGTTGAACGCGACCGTGATCGGGCTCGTCGGCGCGGGAAGCTACGTCGGGTACTGCGCCGCGATCACCGTCGCGTTGGTCTACAGCGACCGGGTCGGGGCGCGCCGGATGGCGGTCGCCGCGGGCGTGGTCGCGACCGTCGGCATTCTCGTCGTCACCGCCGCGCAGTCGGCCGCGGTGCTGGCGATCGGGATCCTGGTGGCGGGGATGAGCACGGGCCTGGCCTCGCCACCGCTGGCGAGCGCGCTGGCGCAACGCCTGAGCGCCGAGCGGGCCGACCGTGCCCAGACGATCGTCAACGCGGGCACCGGGATCGGCGTGGTGGTGTCCGGTCCGATCGCGCTGGCGCTGTTGGATCAGTGGCGCTTGGCGTGGGCGATCTACGGCGCGATCACCGTCGCCGTCACCGCGTGGGTCGCGTTCGCGTTGCGCACCGGATCGCAGGCATCACGGTCGAGCGCCACGGTGGGGCGGCGGTTCCGGCCCGGCACCGCCGGACTGCTGGTCGCATCCGTGCTGACGGGTGCGGGCAGCATCGCGATCTGGAACTTCGGCCGTGACCTGATCGGCGCGGCATCGGGCGGGGACGCGATCGCGACCGCGGCGTGGATGCTGTTGGGCGCCGCCGGGATCGGCGGCGCGTTCGGCGGCGCGGCGGTGCACCGGCTGGGTTTTAGCCGGACCTGGGTCGCGACGGTGACCGCGATGGCGGCGGCCACCGCGGGGCTGGCGCTGGCGGCCGACCACGTCGCGGCCATCCTGGTGTCGGCGAGCGTGTTCGGTGCGGCCTACATCGGGCTCAGCGGGCTGCTGCTGTTGTGGGGCACCCGGGTGTATCCCGACGCGGCCGCCTACGGGGTCGGTCTGGCGTTCTTCGCGATCGCGGCCGGTCAGGCCATCGGCGCGCCGGTGGTGGGCGCGTTGATCGAGTCGTTCGGCTACCAGGTGGCGTTCCTGGTGTTCGCGGCCGCCGGCGCACTGTCGATGCTGGTGCGGCCCGCGTCAGCGGCCACCGACGAAGTCCCAGTGTCCGGTGGTGACGGAGACGACGACCGCGGCGGTCGCGATCGCCGCGGCGGCGGTGATCAGCGCCAGCTCTGA
- a CDS encoding sugar porter family MFS transporter translates to MSTIDDAASDAARDAARDDAAARQRTPGQLTGSAIVVALVSAISGMLYGYDTGIISGALLQITKDFQIEENWKQFIAASILLGAVIGALTCSFLSERIGRKTTLLMLAVIFAVGALGCAVAPDPLLLSVGRLVLGFAVGGATQTAPMYVAELAPPKYRGRLVLCFQIAIGVGIVIATIVGASESVPWRWSIGAACVPALLMLGLLLRLPESPRWLVKHDDRDRAREVLARVRPENYDTDGELEEMAALAREEETANTRGWSGLRKAWVRPALILGCGIAIFTQLSGIEMIIYYSPTILTDNGFDESVALQVSVALGVTYLVAQLVGLSIIDKVGRRRLTLIMIPGAAVSLFVLGALFVTGNSGRDSVPFIITCLVLFMLFNAGGLQLMGWLTGSETYPLAVRPAGTAAQSAALWGTNLLITLTLLTLISGIGVGPSMWLYGLFNVAAWLFVYFRMPDLTGRSLEEIETKLAKGEFRPADFAR, encoded by the coding sequence GTGAGTACCATCGACGATGCCGCCAGCGACGCCGCCCGCGATGCCGCCCGTGATGACGCCGCAGCCCGTCAACGGACTCCGGGACAGCTGACCGGTTCGGCGATCGTCGTCGCGCTGGTCTCGGCGATCTCCGGGATGCTGTACGGATACGACACCGGCATCATCTCCGGCGCGCTGCTGCAGATCACCAAGGACTTCCAGATCGAAGAGAACTGGAAGCAGTTCATCGCCGCGAGCATCCTGCTCGGCGCCGTCATCGGCGCGTTGACGTGCAGTTTCCTGTCCGAGCGCATCGGTCGCAAGACGACGCTGCTGATGCTCGCGGTGATCTTCGCGGTCGGTGCGCTGGGGTGTGCGGTCGCCCCGGACCCGCTTCTGCTGTCGGTCGGGCGGCTCGTGCTCGGATTCGCCGTCGGCGGCGCCACGCAGACGGCGCCGATGTACGTCGCCGAGCTGGCACCCCCGAAGTACCGCGGACGCCTGGTGCTCTGCTTCCAGATCGCGATCGGCGTCGGCATCGTGATCGCGACGATCGTCGGCGCGTCCGAGTCGGTGCCGTGGCGGTGGTCGATCGGCGCGGCGTGTGTGCCCGCGCTGCTGATGCTCGGATTGTTGTTGCGGCTCCCGGAGAGCCCGCGCTGGCTGGTCAAGCACGACGACCGCGACCGGGCCCGCGAGGTGCTGGCGCGCGTCCGGCCGGAGAACTACGACACCGACGGTGAACTCGAGGAGATGGCCGCGCTGGCCCGCGAAGAGGAGACCGCGAACACGCGCGGCTGGTCGGGGCTGCGCAAGGCGTGGGTCCGGCCCGCGTTGATCCTCGGCTGCGGCATCGCGATCTTCACCCAGCTGTCCGGCATCGAGATGATCATCTACTACTCCCCGACCATCCTGACCGACAACGGGTTCGACGAGTCCGTCGCGTTGCAGGTCTCGGTCGCGCTCGGCGTGACGTATCTGGTGGCCCAGCTCGTCGGGTTGTCGATCATCGACAAGGTCGGCAGGCGCCGGCTGACGTTGATCATGATTCCCGGTGCGGCGGTGAGCCTTTTCGTCCTCGGCGCACTGTTCGTGACCGGTAACAGCGGCCGGGATTCGGTGCCGTTCATCATCACGTGCCTGGTGCTGTTCATGTTGTTCAACGCCGGCGGTCTGCAGTTGATGGGATGGCTGACCGGCTCCGAGACCTATCCGCTGGCGGTCCGTCCGGCCGGCACCGCAGCCCAGTCCGCGGCGCTGTGGGGCACCAATCTGCTGATCACGCTGACCCTGCTGACGCTGATCAGCGGAATCGGTGTCGGCCCGTCGATGTGGCTGTACGGGCTGTTCAACGTCGCGGCGTGGCTGTTCGTGTACTTCCGGATGCCCGACCTGACCGGCAGGAGCCTGGAGGAGATCGAGACCAAGCTCGCCAAGGGTGAGTTCCGGCCCGCCGACTTCGCCCGCTGA
- a CDS encoding SCO6745 family protein gives MTDVDPNESVAAAGAAVEEAVAVFMLHPQTYAGSVAAGYTNPLAGYIAGRGGVLGDTTGATVAAVFAVFEPNAVAALWDEGVAVRGAAGAAEVYWNQAAEFGRTYLTGADGLDRIAALGERLIAAAPNWGLPLFVGWRAMPLAEDAPARALQVMFVLRELRAALHFNALSLSGLTPIEAHMLNKGPRYAAMFGWPEPYADGAEKKDQYVEIERATNRRMAEIFAAALEGSEAEELSQLSQAALGTLKANVPS, from the coding sequence ATGACCGACGTGGATCCGAACGAATCCGTCGCCGCGGCCGGCGCCGCCGTCGAGGAGGCCGTCGCGGTGTTCATGCTGCATCCGCAGACGTACGCCGGGAGCGTCGCGGCGGGCTACACGAACCCGCTGGCCGGCTACATCGCCGGACGTGGCGGCGTGCTCGGCGATACCACCGGCGCCACGGTGGCCGCGGTGTTCGCGGTGTTCGAACCGAACGCGGTCGCGGCGCTGTGGGACGAGGGTGTCGCGGTGCGCGGTGCCGCCGGGGCGGCCGAGGTCTACTGGAATCAGGCCGCCGAGTTCGGCCGCACGTACCTGACCGGCGCCGACGGGTTGGATCGCATCGCGGCGCTGGGGGAGAGGCTCATCGCCGCGGCACCGAACTGGGGCCTGCCGCTGTTCGTCGGCTGGCGGGCGATGCCGCTGGCCGAGGACGCTCCCGCCCGCGCGCTGCAGGTGATGTTCGTGCTGCGGGAGCTGCGGGCCGCACTGCACTTCAACGCGCTGTCGCTGTCCGGGCTCACCCCGATCGAAGCGCACATGCTCAACAAGGGACCCCGCTACGCTGCGATGTTCGGCTGGCCTGAGCCGTACGCCGACGGGGCGGAGAAGAAGGACCAATACGTCGAGATCGAGCGGGCGACCAACCGCCGGATGGCGGAGATCTTCGCCGCCGCGTTGGAAGGCAGTGAGGCCGAAGAGCTTTCACAACTCAGCCAGGCCGCGCTGGGGACTTTGAAGGCCAACGTTCCGTCCTGA
- a CDS encoding cutinase family protein yields the protein MIGKALAVPGGVVLGLTAVTTGLAAPGAAQQCPDVEVVFARGTNEPPGVGPTGQAFIDALRPQIGDKSLAVYPVNYPATDQWATGAEGVRDAGNRILSMASSCPRTDLVLGGYSQGAAVAGFVTSAAVPDGVDPATVPKPLQPDVAEHVAAVVLFGMPNPRAMNFLGEPPVTIGPLYASKTTSLCAFEDPVCSDGLNFAVHNPGTYTGDLAQRGAAFAAVQLDGGGTPQR from the coding sequence ATGATCGGTAAGGCCCTGGCGGTGCCCGGCGGGGTGGTACTGGGATTGACGGCGGTCACGACCGGCCTGGCGGCGCCCGGCGCAGCGCAGCAATGCCCGGACGTGGAGGTTGTCTTCGCCCGCGGCACCAATGAACCGCCGGGCGTGGGTCCGACAGGTCAGGCGTTCATCGACGCGCTACGCCCGCAGATCGGCGACAAATCGCTGGCCGTCTACCCGGTGAACTACCCGGCCACCGATCAGTGGGCGACCGGCGCGGAGGGCGTCAGGGATGCGGGCAACCGGATTCTTTCGATGGCAAGTAGTTGTCCCCGTACGGATCTGGTGCTCGGCGGGTACTCCCAGGGCGCTGCGGTGGCCGGTTTCGTCACCTCTGCCGCGGTGCCCGACGGCGTCGACCCGGCGACGGTGCCCAAACCGTTGCAGCCCGACGTCGCCGAACACGTCGCCGCGGTCGTGCTGTTCGGTATGCCGAATCCCCGGGCGATGAACTTTCTCGGCGAGCCGCCGGTGACCATCGGTCCGCTGTACGCGTCGAAGACCACCTCGCTGTGCGCTTTTGAGGATCCGGTCTGTTCGGACGGACTGAACTTCGCCGTGCACAATCCCGGCACCTACACCGGCGATCTGGCGCAGCGGGGCGCCGCGTTCGCGGCCGTTCAACTCGACGGCGGTGGCACACCACAGCGCTGA
- a CDS encoding TetR/AcrR family transcriptional regulator encodes MTKAWPSRRTASAVRKGDLRERQILDAAEDLLSSTGYADMTVGDIAAAAGITRGALYFYFGSKQEVLTALVARTVQALQEKVGAARTDTGPVDRVIAEALHRTAQLWREHGPVMRMAVDLGSTVPEVDRLWTGAAEVSIDAIAEVLHRGGVPTGDGPADAPALARALCWMIERSFYQASKVSPQALDSAAQTCEAVWKRMATSR; translated from the coding sequence GTGACCAAGGCATGGCCGTCGCGTCGTACGGCTTCCGCCGTACGCAAGGGTGACCTGCGTGAGCGGCAGATCCTCGATGCGGCCGAGGACCTGCTCTCATCCACCGGCTACGCCGACATGACCGTCGGCGACATCGCCGCGGCGGCCGGAATCACCCGCGGGGCGCTGTACTTCTACTTCGGCTCGAAACAAGAGGTGCTCACGGCGCTGGTTGCCCGCACCGTGCAGGCACTGCAGGAGAAGGTGGGTGCAGCCCGCACCGACACCGGCCCGGTCGACCGGGTCATCGCCGAGGCTCTGCACCGTACCGCGCAACTCTGGCGCGAGCACGGCCCGGTGATGCGCATGGCCGTCGATCTGGGATCCACCGTGCCCGAAGTCGACCGTCTGTGGACCGGCGCCGCCGAAGTGTCCATCGACGCGATCGCCGAGGTCCTGCACCGCGGCGGCGTCCCGACCGGCGACGGGCCCGCGGATGCGCCGGCACTGGCACGCGCGTTGTGCTGGATGATCGAACGCAGCTTCTACCAGGCGTCCAAAGTGTCGCCACAGGCACTCGACAGCGCGGCGCAGACCTGTGAGGCGGTGTGGAAGCGCATGGCGACATCGCGCTGA
- a CDS encoding YidH family protein, which yields MSSEEQDPDYRFTLANERTFLAWIRTALALIAGGIAVVQFVPEFGIPGTRHGLSIVLTAGGGVLAALAVRRWQRVQAAMRRNEELPATRVPMLLGGGIFVVTLIVLVILVIWPPVGQ from the coding sequence ATGAGCTCGGAGGAACAGGATCCCGACTACCGCTTCACGCTGGCCAACGAGCGGACCTTCCTGGCGTGGATCCGGACGGCGCTGGCGCTGATCGCCGGCGGGATCGCGGTCGTGCAGTTCGTGCCGGAGTTCGGGATCCCCGGGACGCGCCACGGCCTGAGCATCGTGCTCACGGCGGGCGGCGGAGTCCTGGCCGCGCTGGCGGTGCGCCGCTGGCAGCGCGTCCAGGCCGCGATGCGCCGCAACGAGGAACTGCCGGCCACCCGTGTGCCGATGCTGCTGGGCGGCGGGATATTCGTGGTCACCCTGATCGTGCTG